Part of the Gemmatimonadota bacterium genome is shown below.
GGTTCCGTCCCCGCCCATCACATGGAGCGAACCGATGCGCATACGTGTAGTTGGATGCCTCGCCACCGCGCTTTTCCTCGGCGCAACCACCAGTGCCAGCGCGCAGCTGACTTATCGCGGGCCGACGGCGGTGTTCCGGGATTCCCAGACTGCCGTACCACTCTTCGCGTTGAAGCCCACGCTTGGCCCGTTTGCACGCGGCACGACCCCGGCCGCGCCCACCGCGTTGACGGTTCGACTTAGCGGCCCCGCCGGCGACCAGACCCCACCAACGCGCTGCCCGATCCGCACCTTCCTTCCCGACAGCACGAAGCAGGATCGGATGCCGATCGCCCAACCAAACCTCGCGACGGTCGAGCGGATGCCAGTCGACCGGAGCAGCTGTTCGATCCGGTAAGCACGCCTGAGACCACTACGCTCTACCCCGGAGTGCCCATTGTCGACCATTCGCCTGACGACCGTCGCTCTCCTCGCCATCATCGCTCCGATGGCGGCCTTCTCCCTTCAGGCGCAAACCCCCGTCGCAGCCAAGGCGTTGCTGCGCATCGACGCCGAGGCCGAGAATCTCAGCGCGATCTCGACGCTCGCGGTGAGCCCCTCCGGCATCCTCGCCGTGTACCTCCGGCAGGATGGCGTCATCCGCCTCTACAGCCCTGCGGGGAAGCCGTTCGCATCAGCGGGGCACGCGGGGAGGGCCCGGGAGAGTTTCGACAACTCGACGCAATCGGGTGGCTCGGCGATACCCTCTGGGCCTCCGATGGTCGCCTGCGTCGGTTGACTCGGTACTCCGCCGACGGAAAGTTCCTTCGCGCCATCCAGCTCCCTGACCGCATTGAGCAAACGGTACCCGGGCGGCACCGACGAGATATACCGGTGCCCGCCTGCAAGCGGCCTATCCCGACGGCAGTCTATTGCTGCAAGTGATGCTTTTCAGTCCGCCGAAGTCGGAGGCGCCGAAGGACGTCATGGGTGACCCGCGGTTCGCCGTCCGCACCTCGCTTGAGGGCGCGGTCCGCTTCGTCATCGCAACGGACCCTCCGAATCGCTGCATGGTCGCGGGGTCGGAAGTGATCATCAGCATGCCTGGGTCCTCCTGTCCCATGACGCTGCGCGCCATTCCGCCGAATGCAAGCCGGCGCGTCGCAGTAGTGCAGGAGACCTCGCCCAACGGGACGAGTTCGATCAGGGTCGTCGGCGTGAACGACCGCGGTGAACCGCTCTTCGAGCACAAACGGTCCGTCCCTCTGCGCCGGGTGCCGTCCGAGGCGCACGATCGCCAACTCGAAGGGGTGCCAAGCGAGATGCGCGAGCAGATTGAGGCGCGAACTCGGTTCTTCCCGCCCGCCTTCGAAGTGCACGTGGCGCCCGGCGGCACGGTATGGGTTGGCCTCGACGCCGCCTCGGGCAAGCTGCGCGAATGGTTCCGCCTCGATGCCAGCGGCAAGCCGCTCCCCTCCGTCTGGCTCCCTGCCTCGGCCAAGGGGCTCGCCATCGATCGACGCGGCGCGTGGGCGATCACCGAAACAGAAGATGGGGCGCAGAGCATTACGCTGTTCGAGGCGCGGCCATAGCCAGCCAAGCACCGCGCGATGCCTGCCTAGTTCCAATTGTCGATCTTCATGTCGTCCGGGGCGGGCCGCCCCTTCCCCGTCTCCACCAGTTCGCGCAGGGAGAGCAAGAAGACCGCCCACTTGGTGCTGCAGTGCGCAGTGAATTCCACTGCCTCCTGCCATCCGCGGTGACCGAAGAGCAGCACCGTCATCTCGCCGTCGTGGGTCAGATCGAAGGTCGCCTCGGTGCCGACCCATTCCGGCGGACCGGCCACGAAGCGCCAGCGCACGGCGTGGTTCGGCTCGAGCGCGGTGACCGCGAAGTCCATCTGACCAATCTCGTGGCCGTCCCCATGCCTGAACCTGACGTTCACTGTTCCCCCTGCTTCCGCCGTGCCGGTCGTGTCCCGGGTCCACCAGCCGGCCACACCTTGAACGGTGGCGATCGCCGCGTATACCTGCTCCAGTGGTGCCTTGATCCCGATGCGATGAATGATGTCAACCACGTCTGCTTCCTCTCCTGAAAGTGGACTATTCCGGTGCTTCGACGAACGCCTTGAGGCGTGCCGCTGCTGCATCCCACTGCGCCGAGACCTGGTCGAGATATTCTCGCGCCACGGTGAGGCGCTTGAGGTCGAGCGAGTAGAGGTGTTCCCGCCCCTCCTTGCTGTCGCGGACCAGACCGACCCGTTCAAGCGACTGCAGGTGCCGCGTGATGCCCTGCCTCGTCATCCCGCTCCCTTCGGTCAGGCGCGTGATCGAGAGGTCGCCCTCGACCGCGAGCCGCCGCACCAGGGTGAGTCGCGTGCTGTCGCCGAGGGCGGCGAACACTGGCGCCGCCTGACGGACGGCGTTGCCGCGGCTACTCGACATACCCGGCCAGCTTCTTCGACTGGCCATTCCACCCGCCAGTGTTCATCCGGAACGCCTCGACTCGGCGCGTGGCGGGCAGCTGGTCAAAGCCCGACTCGATGATGGTGATCGCGGTGCCGGTGGCCGTCTCCTTCAGAAGGAACTCCACCAGCGTCATCGGTTCAGTGGTGTAGTCGACCTTGGGGTCGATCGCCCCCGGGTGCCACTGGTACGAGAAGTAGCCCTCAGGCTCGACCCGCTCGATCCGCATCTCGAGTGTGACGTGCTCCAGGCCCGCCATCCGCAGGTTACCGTGGACCGTCGTGCCTGGGACAAAGGGCCCGTCGAGCGTGATGCCGAACCAGGTGCCGAACTCGGTGGCGTCGGACAGTGCACGCCAGACCCGGGCGCGGGGGCAGCAACGTCGAGGCGCTTTTTCGATCCAGTCGGTGGTCTCCGGGTTGTTCGGTGGCGGTACTCATGGAGAACTCCTGGCGGAAGTCGAAGGAACGACAATAAGCAGCGGCATGTTGCATATCATACCGGAACGCTCAGTGACGCGCAAGGGGGTTGGTTGCATATCTGGTCCGGGGACTGGAGGGTGGCACTTCGTGAAGCCGTGGGTGGATAACTTCCACCGTGTCGCCCACCCCTGCGGCCGTACCCGGACCCGGAGCCCGGCATGTGCAAGGGCCATACGCCAATCGTCGTCGCAATCCTCCTCCTCGGCGGGGCGTTTACCGCCGCCGCCCAGCAGTCTCCTCTCCCGGCATCCGTCGACAGCGG
Proteins encoded:
- a CDS encoding SRPBCC domain-containing protein; the protein is MVDIIHRIGIKAPLEQVYAAIATVQGVAGWWTRDTTGTAEAGGTVNVRFRHGDGHEIGQMDFAVTALEPNHAVRWRFVAGPPEWVGTEATFDLTHDGEMTVLLFGHRGWQEAVEFTAHCSTKWAVFLLSLRELVETGKGRPAPDDMKIDNWN
- a CDS encoding winged helix-turn-helix transcriptional regulator; the protein is MSSSRGNAVRQAAPVFAALGDSTRLTLVRRLAVEGDLSITRLTEGSGMTRQGITRHLQSLERVGLVRDSKEGREHLYSLDLKRLTVAREYLDQVSAQWDAAAARLKAFVEAPE
- a CDS encoding SRPBCC family protein → MEKAPRRCCPRARVWRALSDATEFGTWFGITLDGPFVPGTTVHGNLRMAGLEHVTLEMRIERVEPEGYFSYQWHPGAIDPKVDYTTEPMTLVEFLLKETATGTAITIIESGFDQLPATRRVEAFRMNTGGWNGQSKKLAGYVE